One Prodigiosinella aquatilis DNA window includes the following coding sequences:
- a CDS encoding DNA-binding protein: MHRGVSKHDVASPSRWVELVHRGGYITPAQRQAFEQAIQMVSGRLNLVLSKQDQPRTGQFNFDAFVDSLENDFLKNADNDVSPGLSSDIGQTAFWVIRSIADQLITLQKQRQVL; this comes from the coding sequence ATGCATAGAGGTGTAAGTAAACACGATGTGGCATCACCATCCCGTTGGGTCGAGCTTGTTCATCGCGGGGGATACATTACTCCGGCACAACGTCAGGCTTTTGAGCAAGCCATCCAAATGGTTAGTGGTCGATTAAATCTGGTACTCAGTAAGCAAGATCAGCCACGAACAGGTCAGTTTAACTTTGATGCTTTTGTTGATTCGCTGGAGAATGATTTTCTGAAAAATGCGGATAATGATGTTTCACCTGGTTTAAGCAGTGATATCGGACAAACAGCTTTCTGGGTTATCCGTTCTATTGCCGACCAGCTAATAACCTTACAGAAGCAGCGACAAGTGCTGTGA
- a CDS encoding AvrE-family type 3 secretion system effector translates to MKNVDMSYQSDKVATSSHRDIHDPMALTKSRLVLDTLTVGDLHKVTDQLATLSGKNPTAADLQPMKDALTQLRDQQYGGNEVKKVTDMGFTNFKTLEADYGAIRSFAKAFQNENHAVSVTSRTALQAGSQKELLQKMKDTILSLDNGENLSFSRNYNGGLSTLYVPALKSLPVPIVPGGGLTGDRTYNLSFTRSDNGIDVNFGRNGGVTAKASVGTGYQPIDTQKTVALDKEHNLTFDLRAGASVAASAGSVSQNGLTFTLSEKESIELAKN, encoded by the coding sequence ATGAAAAATGTGGATATGAGCTACCAAAGTGACAAAGTGGCGACCAGCTCGCATCGTGATATTCATGACCCGATGGCGTTGACCAAATCCCGTCTGGTACTGGATACCCTCACCGTGGGCGATCTGCATAAGGTTACTGACCAACTGGCAACATTGTCAGGGAAAAATCCCACTGCTGCGGATTTGCAACCGATGAAAGACGCGTTGACTCAACTGCGTGATCAGCAATATGGCGGCAATGAAGTGAAAAAAGTGACTGACATGGGCTTTACTAACTTCAAAACATTAGAAGCTGATTATGGTGCGATCAGATCCTTTGCCAAAGCATTCCAGAATGAAAACCACGCCGTTAGTGTGACGTCACGCACCGCATTGCAGGCTGGCTCCCAAAAAGAATTGCTGCAAAAAATGAAAGACACCATTTTGTCGCTGGATAATGGAGAGAATCTGAGCTTTAGCCGTAACTATAACGGTGGGTTAAGTACGCTCTATGTGCCGGCACTGAAAAGTCTTCCCGTTCCCATCGTCCCAGGAGGTGGGTTGACGGGGGACAGAACCTATAACCTGAGCTTTACCCGCAGTGATAATGGAATCGATGTCAACTTTGGTCGGAATGGCGGAGTGACCGCCAAAGCTTCGGTGGGGACCGGTTATCAACCCATTGATACCCAAAAAACTGTCGCATTGGATAAGGAACATAACCTCACGTTCGATCTGCGCGCAGGTGCCAGCGTTGCTGCCAGTGCAGGTTCCGTATCACAGAATGGGCTGACATTTACCTTGTCTGAAAAAGAAAGCATTGAACTTGCTAAAAACTAA
- a CDS encoding carbohydrate ABC transporter permease → MLRKFGLHLGLIFACLLVVAPIIWIVRTSLVPESMSYSSDIFPGFSAENYVGLIGSNHFLTHYGNSLIVSFCSVLLAMPFAAATGYAFARFKTGGKSARFIMLATQMLPAVALVLPAFAVLRSLGLTNSLVGLTLVYTALNLPFLTWILMGFFEGIPVDLEWAAMTDGATAWGAFWHIVLPVSLPGLAAAGVLGFILSWNEFLFALVLSGPQTATIPVALAALQTSNGIQIGKVSAGIVLAILPLIIASHFIQRYIVKGLTFGGVK, encoded by the coding sequence ATGTTACGTAAATTTGGATTGCACCTTGGCCTGATCTTCGCCTGCCTTCTGGTGGTCGCCCCTATTATCTGGATCGTCCGCACCAGCCTGGTGCCGGAATCAATGTCTTACAGTAGCGATATCTTTCCGGGTTTCTCTGCTGAAAATTATGTAGGTTTGATAGGAAGCAACCATTTTCTCACCCATTACGGCAACAGCCTGATAGTTTCCTTTTGTTCTGTTTTGCTGGCAATGCCATTTGCCGCAGCGACTGGTTATGCCTTTGCCCGCTTCAAGACTGGCGGTAAGTCGGCCCGATTTATCATGCTGGCCACACAAATGCTGCCAGCCGTGGCGTTGGTTCTACCGGCCTTTGCGGTGCTGCGCTCACTGGGTCTGACCAATTCGCTGGTCGGTCTGACCCTGGTCTATACCGCACTCAACCTGCCCTTCCTGACCTGGATTTTAATGGGGTTCTTCGAGGGGATACCAGTCGATCTTGAATGGGCGGCGATGACCGATGGCGCCACCGCCTGGGGGGCATTCTGGCATATTGTACTGCCGGTCTCACTGCCGGGTCTGGCCGCCGCGGGTGTGCTTGGTTTTATCCTGTCCTGGAACGAGTTTCTCTTTGCCTTGGTGCTAAGCGGCCCGCAAACCGCCACCATCCCGGTGGCCCTTGCCGCCTTACAAACCTCGAATGGCATACAGATAGGTAAAGTCTCGGCCGGCATAGTATTGGCCATTCTACCGCTGATTATCGCTTCACATTTTATCCAGCGCTACATCGTCAAAGGGTTGACTTTTGGTGGTGTGAAATAA
- a CDS encoding PRD domain-containing protein, translating to MRFPNQRLAQLFDALRNEPLPQGELARRFAVSTRTVRTDITSLNELLADHGASFVLNRGEGYQLKIIDSARYDDWLQASPSRLNVPRTSTERVHYLLMRFLTSAFSLKLEDVADEWFVSRATLQNDMAEVREWLNRYSLSLEARPRYGMKLFGGEVSIRTCLTDLLYQIEQNDNDNPLLSADVLDRGMVSMLQPLLHQCLSRSSIRMTDDGERYLQLYCAVTIRRINEGYPLSDFVAEGVDEDVCHAAQHIIQVMRSLTSKPISLSEEAYLRVNIAARRVQEITPSAISADDSNSLVDYILSYINKHYNFNLQNDPQLRADLLTHVKTMITRVRYQIHIPNPLLANIKQHYPMAYDVTLAAVSSWGKYTPYVISENEIGFLVLHIGVGLERHYNVGYQRHPQVLLVCDTGNSTIRMIQAVLMRKYPQIEVNTVSSPREYQAMPSIEADFVISTSRLNEKDKPVVVISPFPTGYQLEQIGKLVLVDRTRPYMLERFFDAQHFHIINTPMDQSQLFRLLCDQLEREGYVDAAFYPSVEEREAIVSTMLGEGIALPHSLGLLAKKTVVFTVLAPQGIAWGDETAYVIFLLAISKTEYEEAMAIYDLFVTFMRERAMTRLRESPDFISFKAVAMDCLSRL from the coding sequence GTGAGATTTCCCAACCAACGATTAGCGCAGTTGTTTGATGCCCTGAGAAATGAACCTCTGCCGCAGGGAGAGTTGGCGCGGCGTTTTGCCGTGTCGACACGTACTGTACGTACTGATATCACGTCGCTCAACGAGTTGCTGGCAGATCACGGCGCGAGTTTCGTGCTCAATCGTGGTGAGGGTTACCAGCTAAAAATTATTGATTCAGCCCGTTACGATGACTGGTTGCAAGCGTCGCCATCTCGGTTGAATGTGCCGCGAACCTCGACAGAGCGCGTACATTATCTGCTAATGCGTTTTTTAACCTCCGCTTTCTCGCTCAAACTGGAAGATGTGGCGGACGAATGGTTTGTCAGCCGGGCGACTCTGCAAAATGATATGGCTGAAGTGCGGGAATGGTTGAATCGTTATAGTCTGTCACTTGAGGCCAGACCTCGCTACGGCATGAAACTGTTTGGCGGCGAAGTCTCAATTCGTACCTGTCTGACCGATCTGCTGTACCAGATTGAGCAAAATGACAACGATAACCCACTGCTCAGTGCTGATGTGCTCGACCGTGGTATGGTGTCGATGTTACAGCCGTTGCTACATCAATGCCTTTCTCGCAGTTCGATTCGCATGACGGACGACGGGGAGCGTTATCTGCAACTTTACTGCGCGGTGACGATACGGCGCATCAACGAGGGGTATCCGCTTTCCGATTTCGTTGCTGAAGGGGTTGATGAGGATGTGTGCCATGCGGCGCAACATATCATTCAGGTCATGCGGTCGTTGACCAGTAAACCGATTTCTCTGTCGGAAGAGGCTTATCTGCGGGTGAACATTGCTGCACGCCGTGTGCAAGAGATTACACCGAGCGCCATCAGTGCCGACGACAGTAACTCCCTGGTGGATTACATCCTCAGTTACATCAACAAACACTACAATTTCAACCTGCAAAATGATCCGCAACTGCGCGCTGACCTGCTTACCCATGTCAAAACCATGATTACCCGCGTGCGCTATCAGATTCATATCCCCAACCCACTGCTGGCCAACATCAAGCAGCACTATCCTATGGCTTACGATGTGACGCTGGCGGCGGTTTCCAGTTGGGGCAAATATACGCCTTATGTCATCAGTGAAAATGAAATCGGTTTTCTGGTCTTACATATTGGCGTTGGTTTGGAGCGCCACTACAACGTCGGTTATCAGCGCCATCCTCAGGTGTTATTGGTTTGTGACACCGGAAATTCTACCATCCGCATGATTCAGGCAGTGTTGATGCGCAAGTATCCGCAAATTGAGGTGAACACCGTTAGCTCGCCGCGAGAATATCAGGCGATGCCGAGTATTGAAGCTGATTTTGTTATTTCAACCTCGCGGCTGAACGAAAAAGATAAACCGGTGGTGGTGATATCGCCATTTCCTACCGGCTACCAACTGGAACAGATCGGTAAGCTGGTACTGGTGGATCGCACCAGGCCGTACATGCTGGAGCGGTTTTTTGACGCACAGCACTTTCACATCATCAATACGCCGATGGATCAATCGCAATTGTTCCGCTTGCTGTGTGATCAGCTTGAGCGGGAAGGGTATGTCGACGCGGCATTTTATCCTTCGGTGGAAGAACGAGAAGCTATCGTCAGTACCATGCTGGGTGAAGGGATTGCATTACCGCACTCGCTGGGATTGTTAGCAAAAAAAACCGTGGTGTTTACCGTATTGGCTCCGCAAGGCATTGCCTGGGGCGATGAAACCGCCTATGTGATTTTCCTGTTGGCGATCAGCAAAACCGAGTACGAAGAAGCCATGGCGATCTACGATCTATTTGTAACCTTTATGCGGGAGCGGGCGATGACGCGTTTGCGCGAAAGTCCCGACTTTATCAGTTTTAAAGCGGTCGCGATGGATTGTCTCAGTCGGTTGTAG
- a CDS encoding DgaE family pyridoxal phosphate-dependent ammonia lyase, whose translation MCSVYEKYGLKQVINASGRMTILGVSTPSADVVDTVRYGLNHYFEMKDLVNKTGVYIAGLLNVENAVVVSCASAGIAQSVAAVIVKDNDWLLDNLHAAPLTVPHDIVLPKGHNVNFGAPVGTMVALGGGRLVEAGYANECSPEQLSAAITSQTAAILYIKSHHCVQKSHLSVAQAAVVAAEHGVPLIVDAAAEEDLQGYYRAGADLVIYSGAKAIEGPTSGLVIGKHHYVEWVKRQSTGIGRAMKVGKEGILGLTQAIENYLTQQKVTGAQMVEKMTPFIADLNSLQGVCARVVWDAAGRDIARTEIHFDEAVIGRTTGEVVLALKTGDIAIYFRGYKANESIIEVDVRSVTPDQLDTIFVCMKALLTGDKSA comes from the coding sequence CACCGTCCGCCGACGTGGTGGATACTGTGCGGTACGGTCTTAATCACTATTTTGAAATGAAAGATCTGGTGAATAAGACTGGCGTTTATATCGCCGGGTTGTTGAATGTGGAAAACGCGGTGGTGGTGTCCTGTGCTTCTGCGGGCATTGCCCAGTCGGTGGCGGCGGTGATCGTCAAAGATAACGATTGGCTACTGGATAACCTGCACGCAGCACCACTGACCGTGCCACATGACATTGTGCTGCCGAAAGGTCACAACGTGAACTTCGGTGCGCCAGTCGGCACCATGGTGGCGCTGGGCGGTGGTCGGCTAGTGGAGGCGGGTTATGCCAATGAGTGTTCGCCGGAACAACTTTCTGCGGCAATTACCTCACAAACCGCAGCAATCCTCTATATCAAATCTCACCACTGTGTGCAGAAAAGCCACCTCAGCGTGGCGCAGGCGGCCGTCGTGGCGGCTGAACACGGTGTACCGTTAATTGTTGATGCGGCGGCGGAAGAAGATTTGCAGGGTTATTACCGTGCCGGTGCCGATTTGGTTATTTACAGCGGGGCGAAAGCCATCGAAGGGCCAACCAGCGGACTGGTGATCGGTAAGCATCACTATGTTGAGTGGGTGAAACGCCAATCAACCGGGATTGGTCGTGCGATGAAAGTGGGTAAAGAAGGCATTCTGGGCCTGACGCAGGCGATTGAAAACTACCTGACCCAGCAGAAAGTGACCGGTGCGCAGATGGTGGAAAAAATGACCCCCTTTATCGCTGATCTCAATAGTCTGCAAGGTGTCTGTGCCCGCGTGGTATGGGATGCCGCTGGGCGCGATATCGCCCGTACTGAAATTCATTTCGACGAAGCGGTGATTGGCCGTACCACTGGCGAGGTGGTGCTGGCGTTGAAAACCGGTGATATCGCCATCTATTTCCGCGGCTACAAAGCCAATGAAAGCATTATCGAAGTCGATGTGCGCAGTGTTACTCCAGATCAGCTAGATACCATTTTTGTTTGCATGAAGGCTTTATTAACAGGAGATAAAAGCGCATGA
- a CDS encoding type III secretion system chaperone → MTSAQQRAAHLLHYFGRSCRTEITLNEGICVLLGDDGQEAAVIEVPEHSDSLLVHCQILNLQGEENPVVYKLMLQLNFEMAAMRGCWLALDEYYNLRLCAQHSLATLDEARFSAILSGFIQQVKETKSFIASLLEKTRAA, encoded by the coding sequence ATGACATCAGCACAACAGAGAGCGGCTCATTTGCTGCATTACTTTGGCCGTTCCTGCCGGACGGAAATCACGCTTAATGAGGGTATTTGTGTTCTGCTTGGCGATGATGGTCAGGAAGCCGCAGTCATTGAAGTACCGGAACATAGCGATAGTCTACTGGTCCATTGCCAGATACTGAACCTGCAAGGGGAAGAGAACCCGGTTGTTTATAAATTGATGCTGCAACTGAACTTTGAAATGGCGGCGATGCGCGGTTGCTGGCTGGCACTGGATGAATATTACAATCTACGTCTTTGCGCCCAGCATTCACTGGCAACCCTGGATGAAGCCAGGTTTAGCGCTATCTTGTCCGGTTTTATTCAGCAGGTGAAAGAGACGAAGAGTTTTATCGCTTCATTATTGGAAAAAACACGCGCAGCCTGA
- a CDS encoding sugar ABC transporter permease: MMPIRTSYSTANTIKPGQLSRIDRFRLTGWAFAAPGMATLAIVLGFPVVYAIMLAFSSYTLLAPHMAPFTGLENIVSVLSDEAFWSAAWLTIRYSVLTVSGEFIIGLGIALMLNRVVKMRPVYFALLTIPMAMSPVSVALIWRMLLQPNLGIVNHMLQSAGLPALDWLGNPTLAFWTMAGIDIWQQVSFVVLILAAGLAALPKDPYEAAEIDGARRWQQFWYITLPMLRPVSAIAVVIQLINELRTYDLPYILTRGGPGSATEVLSFFAYRRAFLGLTINEGAAAALMLLLIVLIMSVIFFAMLERRRQ; encoded by the coding sequence ATGATGCCGATCAGAACCTCTTATTCAACGGCGAATACCATCAAGCCCGGTCAGCTTTCCCGCATTGACCGTTTTCGTCTGACAGGATGGGCATTCGCCGCGCCGGGCATGGCGACACTGGCTATTGTGCTTGGTTTTCCGGTGGTATATGCCATCATGCTGGCCTTTTCATCCTACACGTTGCTGGCTCCGCATATGGCGCCCTTTACCGGGTTGGAAAACATCGTCTCTGTCCTCAGTGATGAGGCGTTCTGGTCTGCGGCCTGGCTGACGATACGGTATTCGGTGTTAACCGTATCCGGCGAGTTTATCATTGGTCTGGGCATAGCATTGATGCTCAACCGGGTAGTGAAAATGCGCCCGGTCTATTTTGCCCTTCTGACTATCCCGATGGCGATGTCGCCAGTCAGTGTGGCGCTGATATGGCGCATGCTGCTGCAACCGAACCTCGGGATCGTTAACCACATGCTGCAAAGCGCCGGTCTACCCGCTCTGGATTGGCTGGGCAACCCAACGCTGGCGTTCTGGACCATGGCCGGTATTGACATCTGGCAACAGGTCTCATTTGTCGTGCTGATCCTGGCCGCCGGTCTGGCAGCCTTACCCAAGGATCCCTACGAGGCGGCGGAAATTGACGGCGCACGTCGATGGCAGCAGTTTTGGTATATCACGCTGCCGATGTTACGTCCTGTCTCCGCCATCGCCGTGGTTATCCAGTTGATTAATGAACTAAGAACCTACGATCTTCCTTATATCTTGACGCGAGGCGGTCCGGGGTCGGCAACCGAAGTGCTGAGTTTCTTTGCCTATCGTCGCGCTTTCCTCGGGCTGACAATTAACGAAGGTGCCGCCGCCGCGCTAATGCTTTTACTGATCGTTTTAATCATGTCGGTTATCTTTTTCGCCATGCTTGAACGACGTCGTCAGTGA
- a CDS encoding extracellular solute-binding protein has product MFNKTKTALLSGLILSGLCSTAQAKEIVLRALMEDVPETTIIEKMLPEFENKYHIKVEFEKIGYGDMHDKLVPQLISPQSYYNLLEVDFLWAGEFSRANWLTDLTPRVKKSGFDISAFIPSTVKLLNTDPKKIELIPMYNYSMGMIYRTDMLKDKHLQDKYQATFNKPLELPKTLDDYVTLVKFIKQQTGNPGAAMQGQRGDPNSMEFSNYLFSAGGDYLNADNKVVLDNAAGKKAMGLYVDAIKNGAQTGALSATLDDTIRLMCSGKAFSMVSYWWMLPTLDNPKTCPAVAGKLALSTMPGGHGESGGWGWGIPKNTTDKEKAAAWTFIQWVQSKDISTARALEGHAPVRADVYKDASVLAKYPYYADAEKVVASGKSFPIFTYSAKYEDVLGTALSQVAGGNSTIDDALTQSADQLKKLMKK; this is encoded by the coding sequence ATGTTTAACAAGACAAAGACAGCATTGTTATCCGGTTTGATTTTGTCAGGGCTTTGCTCAACGGCGCAGGCAAAAGAGATCGTATTACGGGCCCTGATGGAAGATGTTCCCGAAACCACTATTATCGAAAAAATGTTGCCTGAATTCGAGAACAAATATCACATCAAAGTGGAGTTTGAAAAAATCGGTTACGGCGATATGCACGACAAACTGGTTCCACAGCTTATCTCGCCACAGAGCTACTATAACCTGCTTGAAGTGGATTTTCTGTGGGCCGGGGAGTTCTCTCGCGCCAACTGGCTGACCGATCTGACGCCCAGGGTGAAAAAATCGGGCTTTGATATATCGGCATTCATTCCATCAACGGTAAAACTGCTCAATACCGACCCGAAAAAGATCGAACTTATCCCGATGTATAACTACTCCATGGGGATGATTTACCGTACCGATATGCTTAAAGATAAGCACTTGCAGGACAAATACCAGGCCACCTTCAACAAACCGCTGGAACTGCCAAAAACGCTTGATGACTATGTCACCCTGGTGAAATTCATCAAACAGCAAACGGGCAACCCTGGCGCAGCCATGCAGGGACAGCGCGGCGATCCAAACAGTATGGAATTCTCCAATTACCTGTTTAGCGCAGGCGGCGACTATCTGAACGCCGATAACAAAGTAGTGCTCGACAACGCCGCGGGTAAAAAAGCCATGGGCCTTTACGTCGATGCCATCAAAAACGGAGCACAAACCGGCGCCTTGTCCGCCACCCTGGACGATACCATTCGACTGATGTGCAGCGGCAAAGCCTTCAGCATGGTCTCTTACTGGTGGATGCTGCCGACACTCGACAATCCGAAAACCTGTCCGGCGGTAGCAGGTAAACTGGCGCTAAGCACCATGCCGGGTGGACACGGCGAAAGCGGCGGCTGGGGATGGGGCATACCCAAGAACACCACGGATAAAGAAAAAGCCGCCGCCTGGACTTTTATTCAGTGGGTACAAAGCAAAGACATCAGTACCGCCCGGGCACTTGAAGGACATGCCCCAGTACGTGCGGATGTCTATAAAGATGCCAGCGTATTGGCAAAATACCCTTACTATGCTGATGCGGAAAAAGTGGTGGCTTCCGGCAAATCATTCCCGATTTTTACTTATTCAGCTAAATATGAAGACGTATTGGGCACGGCGTTATCCCAGGTCGCTGGCGGTAACAGCACGATCGATGACGCACTGACGCAATCCGCCGATCAACTTAAAAAACTGATGAAGAAATAA
- a CDS encoding KDGP aldolase family protein: MTLTPKFYNDRVCLNVLAGSKQNARDIWLAADGYVLVGVLSKNYGSVDDAVADMLDYAQLIDNAISVGLGAGDPNQSLMVSEIARQIQPQHVNQVFTGVGTSRALLGQSQTVVNGLVSPTGTVGMVKISTGPLSSLAPDGVVPIETAIALLKDMGGSSIKYFPMGGLKSIDEFTAVAQACARHDFWLEPTGGISLDNYAEILKVALDAGVSKIIPHIYSSIIDPASGNTRPDDVRALLTMTQQLLA, from the coding sequence ATGACGTTGACACCCAAATTCTATAATGATCGTGTTTGCCTGAATGTGCTGGCGGGCTCTAAACAAAACGCTCGCGACATATGGCTGGCTGCTGATGGGTATGTGCTGGTAGGGGTATTGTCGAAAAATTATGGCAGCGTCGACGACGCCGTGGCGGATATGCTCGACTATGCTCAACTGATCGATAATGCAATTTCTGTTGGGTTGGGGGCGGGTGATCCGAATCAGTCGTTGATGGTGAGTGAAATTGCTCGCCAGATTCAGCCACAGCATGTTAATCAGGTATTCACCGGCGTGGGTACCAGCCGGGCATTGCTGGGGCAATCGCAGACGGTGGTGAATGGACTGGTATCACCAACCGGTACGGTTGGAATGGTGAAAATTTCCACTGGTCCGTTGAGCTCTCTGGCGCCTGACGGTGTTGTTCCAATAGAGACTGCCATTGCGTTACTGAAAGATATGGGCGGCAGTTCAATCAAATATTTCCCGATGGGCGGGCTAAAATCGATTGACGAGTTCACCGCGGTGGCACAAGCCTGCGCCAGGCATGATTTCTGGCTGGAACCGACAGGTGGTATCAGTCTGGATAATTATGCCGAGATTCTTAAGGTGGCATTGGATGCCGGTGTGAGCAAAATCATTCCGCATATTTACAGCTCAATTATTGACCCAGCGTCTGGTAACACACGGCCTGATGATGTTCGAGCGCTATTGACGATGACTCAACAGCTGCTGGCATAA